A single window of Puniceicoccus vermicola DNA harbors:
- a CDS encoding glycoside hydrolase family protein: protein MNSSNLNASPKPSQFATLFKRGPEAYGEDQCFREEGWHVWCGSILEDPKDGKFHLYYSRWPVSEGYDAWGTHSEIAHAVGDSLVGPFTYVETIFQREKNSSRWDAHCFHNVTVKAFGGRYFLYYMGNRGDGDWWNHRNNQRIGVAVADSPSGPWHRQSQPVIDVSPGAWDGLMVSNPTVADAGDGRFLMIYKGVAEGTMPFGGRVLHGLAWSDRPDGPFVKEPYPIFDYKNADFGFEDPFLWREGRSFYCLVKDMGGTLSPSGETELLLLQSEDGIHWSPSKPLQVLGRRLENRNGKTIAFERVERPHFFQDSRGTLTLLVAVKPEDPEEPSCNIRLVYR, encoded by the coding sequence ATGAATTCCTCCAATTTGAATGCTTCCCCAAAACCTTCCCAATTTGCGACGCTTTTCAAACGTGGACCCGAAGCGTATGGGGAGGACCAGTGCTTCCGAGAAGAAGGATGGCATGTTTGGTGTGGTTCGATTCTGGAAGACCCGAAGGATGGGAAGTTTCACCTATACTACAGCCGGTGGCCAGTTTCCGAGGGGTATGATGCTTGGGGGACCCATTCGGAGATCGCGCACGCCGTCGGAGACTCCCTTGTCGGGCCATTCACCTACGTCGAGACAATCTTTCAGCGCGAAAAAAATTCCTCCCGGTGGGATGCTCACTGTTTTCACAATGTGACCGTCAAAGCTTTTGGAGGGCGATACTTCCTCTACTACATGGGCAACCGGGGGGATGGAGACTGGTGGAATCATCGCAATAATCAGCGAATCGGCGTCGCCGTAGCCGATTCTCCGAGCGGTCCGTGGCATCGGCAGTCGCAGCCAGTCATCGACGTGTCCCCGGGGGCCTGGGATGGCTTGATGGTCTCCAATCCGACGGTTGCGGATGCCGGAGACGGGCGTTTTCTAATGATCTATAAGGGAGTGGCCGAAGGCACTATGCCGTTCGGGGGAAGGGTGCTCCACGGTCTGGCCTGGAGCGATCGCCCCGATGGTCCTTTTGTCAAAGAACCGTATCCTATTTTCGATTACAAGAATGCGGATTTCGGCTTCGAAGACCCTTTCTTGTGGCGCGAGGGAAGGAGCTTTTACTGCTTGGTGAAGGATATGGGGGGAACTCTCTCTCCGAGTGGCGAAACGGAACTTTTGCTTTTGCAGTCGGAGGATGGAATCCATTGGAGCCCGAGCAAACCGTTGCAGGTGCTGGGACGGAGACTGGAAAATCGAAACGGGAAGACGATCGCATTCGAAAGGGTAGAGCGGCCTCATTTCTTCCAGGATAGCAGGGGAACGTTAACACTTTTGGTTGCCGTAAAGCCCGAAGATCCCGAAGAGCCCTCGTGCAACATTCGATTGGTCTATCGGTAG